Proteins from a single region of Acidimicrobiales bacterium:
- a CDS encoding ubiquinone/menaquinone biosynthesis methyltransferase, with product VMTFGMDAGWRRRAVRALGLAAGSRVVDLACGTGDLCRVLAAAGHRPVGVDLSWGMLAAGRTDAPLVQADALRLPLPDGSVDGATCGFALRNFVALPPFLAELARVVRPGGRIALLEVAEPELRLLRAGHRVYFGRVVPRIGGLLSDRDAYRYLPESVAYLPAPAELAGMVVDAGFPDAERRLLSGGIVQLLLGTRSGR from the coding sequence GGTGATGACGTTCGGCATGGACGCCGGCTGGCGCCGCCGGGCCGTGCGGGCGCTCGGCCTGGCCGCCGGCTCCCGGGTCGTCGACCTGGCCTGCGGCACCGGCGACCTGTGCCGGGTGCTGGCCGCCGCCGGGCACCGCCCGGTCGGCGTCGACCTGTCGTGGGGCATGCTCGCCGCCGGCCGCACGGACGCCCCGCTGGTGCAGGCCGACGCGCTCCGCCTCCCGCTCCCCGACGGCTCGGTGGACGGGGCCACCTGCGGCTTCGCCCTCCGCAACTTCGTGGCCCTCCCGCCGTTCCTGGCCGAGCTGGCCCGGGTCGTGCGCCCCGGCGGGCGGATCGCCCTGCTCGAGGTGGCCGAGCCCGAGCTGCGCCTGCTGCGGGCCGGCCACCGCGTCTACTTCGGCCGGGTCGTGCCCCGCATCGGCGGGCTCCTGTCCGACCGCGACGCCTACCGCTACCTGCCCGAGTCGGTGGCCTACCTCCCGGCCCCGGCCGAGCTCGCCGGCATGGTGGTCGACGCCGGGTTCCCCGACGCCGAGCGCCGGCTCCTGTCCGGGGGCATCGTCCAGCTCCTGCTCGGCACGAGGAGCGGGCGGTGA